The genomic stretch ACTTTTACATCTATGCCATATACCTTTGAGATTATATCAGCCCTTATTACTTCTTTCCCACCTGATGCAAATATTTTTCTATCTTTGATGAAGATGAACCAGTCAGAGAACCTGATGGCCAAGTTTAAGTCATGTAAGATTACAATTACTAAAATCCCTTCTTGCATTGAAAGCCTTTTTAAAATCTTCAAAACCTCTATCTGATTCTTCAAATCAAGGTTATTTATTGGCTCATCCAAAAGCAACACTTTTGGCTCTTGGACAAACGCCCTTGCAATCACCACTTTTTGAAGCTCTCCGCCGCTTATCTCATCTAAGTATCTGAAAGCAAGGTGTTTCAAGCCAAAAATATCAAGTGCCATCTCAACCTTCTCCAAATCTTCTGAAGAAGGGATAAGTCCTGTAAAATGCGGCTTTCTCCCAAGAAGTATTGCCTCATACACTGTTATTCTGTTTGTAGTGTATCTTTGCGGAACATATGCAACACTTTTTGAAAGCTGGTGTAAAGAAAAACTATTTGCGTCCTTGCCGTCTATCAGCACAACTCCACTTTTGGGCTTTAAAAGCCTTGCTATGCATTTTAAAAGTGTAGATTTTCCTGCACCGTTGTTTCCTAAAATTGACACAAACTCTCCTCTTCTTGCTTCAAAAGAAATCCCACTTAAGACCTGAAAGTCTTTAAAGCTAAATTCAAGGTTATCTACTTTCAGCATTTTTCATACCTTCTTTCCGCGGATTAAAAGATACATAAAAAGCGGTGCACCAAGGAAAGATGTCACAGCGCCAACTGGCAAAACAACTGGCTGTATTATAAGTCTTGCCACTGTGTCTGACAAAAGAAGCAAAAACGCACCTACAAGACCAGATGCCATAGTCAAAAACCTCTGGTCATTTCCTATAAACCTTCGTGCTATGTGAGGCGCTACCAAGCATATAAAACCTATAATTCCTAAGAAGGATACAATCACAGATGTTATAAAGCTGCTTACTAAAATCCCAAAAAACCTTGTTCTTTCAACATTCACACCAAGGCTTTTTGCAACATCTTCGCCGCTTGCAATTGCATTGTAGTTCCATGAATTTGCCAAAAAGTACAGCCATCCTAAAATTACTAATACCGCCATAATCTTTACATCATTCCATGTAGCTCTTCCAATATCGCCAAATGTCCAGAACACAAGCGCAGCAATTTTGACATCTGATGCAAAATACTGAATTATAGTTGTTGCAGCAGAAAAAAGAGAACTCAAGGCAACTCCAGACAGTACTACCGCTTCAGGTGAAAACCTTTTTACCTGAGCTAAAGCAAGTACAATCACTGTTGAGAGCATAGACCCCGAAAAGGCACACGCAACAACTAACGATGGATGCAAAATGGTAACAGAGTCAGAGGCGGCAGAGGATGCTACCCCGCCGCCCAGCACAATTATTCCAATTGCCGCACCAAACGCAGCACCCTGCGAAATTCCAAGAGTAAAAGGAGATGCTAAGGGATTGTGAAAAAGGCTCTGAATTGCAGCTCCTCCAATTGCAAGACCAATCCCCGCCAAAATTGCTGCTATAATTCTCACAAGTCTTATGTCAAAAACTATAAGCGCTGTTCTTTCATCACTTTTTCCTAAAAAAGCCTTTAAAACATCCGAAAAACTTAAATCTGATGAACCTGACGATATTGCATAGATTGAAAGTATCACTGTCAAGATAGCAATAGTAATTAAAAACAGCACTTTCTCGGCAACAAGCTTTTTGTACTGGGATTTTAGTTTTTTGTGTTTCTCTACTTCTTGAGTCATCTTCATAAAACCTCTTTGCTCTTAATTTTTAGTCAAGCTTTATTTTCACAAACCCACCAAATTTCTTTGCCATCTTGGTATAAAGCGGCTTTCCTAAGAAGAATTTGTAAATCTCATCTGCTCGCTTGATTGGGTCAACATCTTTGAATCTGTCTGGATACACAACCTTTGCAATAAAGAATGTGTTTGCCAAAACAGTGTCAATGTTGGTCCAATAGAAGTTGTAAGGAAGCTGACCGTAGACATTGCCATATTTGAAAGCTGAAAGTGATTTATAAAACTCAGGTTTTTTCTTGTAATCCTGCTTTACAAGATCCAAATTTGCCTCGTCAATAAATATAATGTCAGGCTCCCACTCTAAAATCTTTTCTTTTTCAACCATGAACCAGCCTTCTTTGTTTGCCTGGTCTGCGACATTTACTGCGTTTATGGCCAAAAATGGAAAGTATTTGCCCATTGTGCTTTCAAATCCATGCCCGCCTTTGAAACTGATAGCCCCAACATACACCCTTGGCTTTTTAGAAGCCGGGATATCTCTGGTTCTTTCATTGAAAAATGCCTTGCACCTTTGCATATAGTTTATGAGGTCTTCTGCACGCTGCTGCTTTCCTACAATCTTTCCAATGATTCTGAGCGATTTGTATACATTCTCATCAAAAAGAAGCTTTGTACCATAATCAAGCACAACAACAGGGATTTTTGTTTTTGCTTGAAGAGCATCTGCCTTTGCCCTGTCTAAAAAACTTGCTGCAAAAATAACATCTGGTTTTACAGAAATAAGTTTTTCTGGATCAGGGGATGAGTCTGCCCCGCCTTGGCCAATTGTTGGAAGTTTTTTGAGCTGTGGATATGCCATGATATATGTTCTTGAGCCTTCTTCCCATGCCTTCTCTGCATTTTCAACTCCAACTATATTTTTTGTTCCATTGACATACAAAACAAGCCTGAGTGCCCCAGGTCCTATCGCAACAATTCTTTTGTTTTTCTTGTCTTCAATCTCTACTTTTCTGCCAAGAAGGTCTGTGATGATAAGCTTCTGAGAAGATTTTTCTTGTTTTGCTTGCCCAGAAAATGTGTTCAATACAATTAGTAAGAAAAGACTCAAAATTAGCAGAATACTTATTGCCTTTTTACTTGCTCTAAAGTAAT from Caldicellulosiruptor kronotskyensis 2002 encodes the following:
- a CDS encoding ABC transporter ATP-binding protein — protein: MLKVDNLEFSFKDFQVLSGISFEARRGEFVSILGNNGAGKSTLLKCIARLLKPKSGVVLIDGKDANSFSLHQLSKSVAYVPQRYTTNRITVYEAILLGRKPHFTGLIPSSEDLEKVEMALDIFGLKHLAFRYLDEISGGELQKVVIARAFVQEPKVLLLDEPINNLDLKNQIEVLKILKRLSMQEGILVIVILHDLNLAIRFSDWFIFIKDRKIFASGGKEVIRADIISKVYGIDVKVEKHGDEIFVVPIVAAV
- a CDS encoding FecCD family ABC transporter permease, with product MTQEVEKHKKLKSQYKKLVAEKVLFLITIAILTVILSIYAISSGSSDLSFSDVLKAFLGKSDERTALIVFDIRLVRIIAAILAGIGLAIGGAAIQSLFHNPLASPFTLGISQGAAFGAAIGIIVLGGGVASSAASDSVTILHPSLVVACAFSGSMLSTVIVLALAQVKRFSPEAVVLSGVALSSLFSAATTIIQYFASDVKIAALVFWTFGDIGRATWNDVKIMAVLVILGWLYFLANSWNYNAIASGEDVAKSLGVNVERTRFFGILVSSFITSVIVSFLGIIGFICLVAPHIARRFIGNDQRFLTMASGLVGAFLLLLSDTVARLIIQPVVLPVGAVTSFLGAPLFMYLLIRGKKV
- a CDS encoding iron ABC transporter substrate-binding protein, whose translation is MRSKSFCSDYFRASKKAISILLILSLFLLIVLNTFSGQAKQEKSSQKLIITDLLGRKVEIEDKKNKRIVAIGPGALRLVLYVNGTKNIVGVENAEKAWEEGSRTYIMAYPQLKKLPTIGQGGADSSPDPEKLISVKPDVIFAASFLDRAKADALQAKTKIPVVVLDYGTKLLFDENVYKSLRIIGKIVGKQQRAEDLINYMQRCKAFFNERTRDIPASKKPRVYVGAISFKGGHGFESTMGKYFPFLAINAVNVADQANKEGWFMVEKEKILEWEPDIIFIDEANLDLVKQDYKKKPEFYKSLSAFKYGNVYGQLPYNFYWTNIDTVLANTFFIAKVVYPDRFKDVDPIKRADEIYKFFLGKPLYTKMAKKFGGFVKIKLD